One window of Chryseobacterium indologenes genomic DNA carries:
- the aspS gene encoding aspartate--tRNA ligase: MFRSHTNGELSLKNLNEEVTLSGWVQTIRDKGFMIWVDLRDRYGITQLVFDQERSSAQLMEEAKKLGREFVIQATGRVIERVSKNPNIPTGEIEILVEKLTILNDSQLPPFTIEDETDGGEELRMKYRYLDIRRNPVKDKLIFRHKMAQKVRNYLSEEGFIEVETPVLIKSTPEGARDFVVPSRMNPGQFYALPQSPQTFKQLLMVGGMDKYFQIVKCFRDEDLRADRQPEFTQIDCEMAFVEQEDVMTVFEGMTKTLIKDITGQEFGDFPRMTFADAMRKYGNDKPDIRFGMEFVELNELVKGKDFKIFDDAELVVGINVEGCADYTRKQIDELVDWVKRPQVGASGMVWAKFQNDGVKTSSVNKFYNEEDLTKIIEKFGAKEGDLMLILSGNENKVRAQLSALRMELGNRLGLRKGNVFAPLWVVDFPLLEWDEDTERFHAMHHPFTSPKPEDIHLLETDPGKARANAYDMVLNGNEIGGGSIRIFDRELQSRMFDLLGFTREEAEAQFGFLMNAFKYGAPPHGGLAFGFDRLVAILDGNEVIRDYIAFPKNNSGRDVMIDAPASIADAQLDELELQLNLKA; the protein is encoded by the coding sequence ATGTTTCGATCGCACACCAACGGAGAGCTATCTCTGAAAAATCTGAATGAAGAAGTTACACTATCAGGATGGGTACAAACTATCCGTGATAAAGGATTTATGATTTGGGTAGATCTTCGAGATCGTTACGGAATTACCCAACTGGTTTTTGACCAGGAGCGCTCTTCTGCACAACTGATGGAAGAGGCTAAAAAACTGGGCCGTGAATTTGTAATTCAGGCTACCGGAAGAGTTATTGAAAGAGTAAGCAAAAACCCTAATATTCCAACAGGAGAAATTGAAATTCTGGTAGAAAAACTGACTATTCTGAATGATTCTCAGCTTCCCCCTTTCACTATTGAAGATGAAACAGACGGAGGTGAGGAATTAAGAATGAAATACCGTTACCTGGATATCAGAAGAAATCCGGTAAAAGATAAACTGATCTTCCGCCACAAAATGGCACAAAAAGTAAGAAATTATTTATCCGAGGAAGGTTTCATTGAGGTGGAAACCCCTGTTCTGATCAAGTCTACTCCGGAAGGAGCAAGAGATTTCGTTGTACCAAGCAGAATGAATCCGGGACAGTTTTATGCATTGCCACAGTCTCCTCAAACTTTCAAACAGCTATTGATGGTAGGTGGAATGGATAAGTATTTCCAGATTGTAAAATGTTTCCGTGATGAGGATTTAAGAGCAGACAGACAGCCGGAATTTACACAGATCGACTGTGAGATGGCTTTTGTAGAGCAGGAAGATGTCATGACCGTATTTGAGGGAATGACTAAAACTCTGATAAAAGATATTACAGGTCAGGAATTCGGAGATTTTCCAAGAATGACTTTCGCAGATGCGATGAGAAAATACGGAAATGACAAACCGGATATCCGTTTCGGAATGGAGTTCGTAGAACTAAATGAGCTGGTAAAAGGAAAAGACTTTAAAATATTTGATGATGCAGAATTAGTAGTCGGAATCAATGTAGAAGGATGCGCAGACTATACAAGAAAACAGATCGATGAGCTTGTTGATTGGGTGAAACGCCCTCAGGTTGGAGCTTCAGGGATGGTTTGGGCTAAATTCCAGAATGATGGAGTAAAAACCTCATCGGTAAACAAATTCTACAACGAAGAAGATTTAACAAAAATCATCGAAAAATTCGGAGCTAAAGAAGGAGACTTAATGTTGATTCTTTCCGGAAACGAAAACAAAGTAAGAGCCCAGCTTTCTGCTTTAAGAATGGAACTTGGGAACCGTTTGGGATTAAGAAAAGGAAATGTATTTGCACCACTTTGGGTTGTTGACTTCCCGCTATTGGAATGGGATGAAGATACTGAAAGATTCCATGCAATGCACCACCCGTTTACTTCTCCAAAACCGGAAGATATCCACTTATTGGAAACAGATCCTGGAAAAGCAAGAGCCAACGCTTATGATATGGTTCTGAACGGAAACGAAATCGGAGGTGGATCTATCAGAATTTTTGACAGAGAACTGCAGTCCAGAATGTTTGATTTATTAGGATTTACCAGAGAAGAGGCAGAAGCCCAGTTTGGATTCCTGATGAATGCATTCAAATACGGAGCACCGCCACATGGAGGTCTGGCATTCGGGTTTGACCGTTTAGTAGCAATCCTTGACGGAAACGAAGTCATCAGAGATTATATCGCATTCCCTAAGAATAATTCAGGACGAGATGTAATGATTGACGCACCGGCATCGATTGCTGATGCACAGCTCGATGAACTGGAATTACAATTGAACTTAAAAGCATAA
- a CDS encoding DUF937 domain-containing protein, whose protein sequence is MSLIDLLTGNTGNQVAEQAENKFGIGKNQVIALLAVATPLIISYLRNKSQDAKEAEALNNALDKDHNGSILNDASQIEARQAEGGSILDHIFGGQKSTVENQLSQNTGISIDKIGPILAMLAPVVMGYIGQQKQQSNVGAGGLGDLLGGILGNASSQAQAQQSNPLNDILGSVLGGGTQSQSSGNPLNDILGSVLGGGGNQQQGGGGLGSILGNILGGK, encoded by the coding sequence ATGAGTTTAATCGACCTACTTACAGGGAACACAGGCAACCAGGTTGCTGAACAGGCTGAAAACAAATTCGGAATCGGCAAAAACCAGGTAATCGCCCTATTAGCAGTAGCTACCCCTCTTATTATTTCTTATCTTAGAAATAAATCTCAGGACGCTAAAGAAGCAGAAGCTTTAAATAATGCTTTAGATAAAGACCACAATGGAAGTATTTTAAATGACGCTTCTCAGATTGAAGCAAGACAGGCTGAAGGCGGATCTATCCTGGATCATATCTTTGGCGGACAAAAAAGTACTGTTGAAAACCAATTGTCACAAAACACAGGAATATCAATAGACAAAATAGGTCCTATTCTTGCGATGTTAGCCCCTGTGGTAATGGGTTACATTGGCCAGCAGAAACAGCAGAGTAATGTAGGTGCAGGTGGTCTTGGAGATCTTTTAGGAGGAATCCTTGGGAACGCTTCCAGCCAGGCTCAAGCTCAGCAATCTAATCCTTTGAATGACATTCTTGGAAGTGTTTTAGGAGGTGGAACACAGTCTCAATCATCCGGAAATCCACTGAACGATATACTTGGAAGTGTATTGGGTGGCGGTGGAAACCAACAACAAGGAGGTGGCGGCCTAGGCAGCATCCTTGGTAATATACTTGGAGGTAAATAA
- the lpxB gene encoding lipid-A-disaccharide synthase, protein MKYYIIAGEASGDLHGSNLMKALKQKDPNAEFRFWGGDLMKAQGGTLVKHYRDLAFMGFLEVVMNLRTILNNIKFCKEDIQKNRPDVLILVDYPGFNLRIARFAKELGIKVVYYISPQLWAWKEGRVEIIKKYVDEMMVILPFEEDFYRKHGVHSHFVGHPLLDAISDLQEISIEKFKSDNGLNEKEIIALLPGSREQEVEKMLEIMLSVRPHFKNYQFVIAGAPSLPKEFYQKYVDENVHFVSNKTYDLLRCSKAALVTSGTATLETALLNIPEVVCYRGSKISYAIAKRLVKNINYISLVNLIMDREVVKELIQNDLNTKNLVEELNKIISGEKRTQVLNDYELLREKLGGKGASDHAAEVILKV, encoded by the coding sequence ATGAAGTATTATATTATTGCAGGAGAAGCTTCTGGTGATTTACACGGAAGCAATTTGATGAAAGCCTTAAAACAAAAGGATCCGAATGCGGAATTCAGGTTTTGGGGTGGTGATCTGATGAAAGCTCAGGGCGGAACACTGGTGAAGCATTACCGTGATCTTGCTTTTATGGGATTTCTGGAAGTGGTGATGAATCTCAGAACCATTCTGAATAATATTAAATTCTGTAAAGAGGATATCCAAAAGAACAGACCTGATGTTTTGATTTTAGTAGATTATCCTGGTTTCAACCTGAGAATTGCAAGATTTGCCAAAGAGCTTGGGATCAAAGTAGTTTATTATATTTCGCCGCAGCTTTGGGCATGGAAAGAAGGGCGTGTAGAAATTATCAAAAAGTATGTGGATGAAATGATGGTGATTCTTCCTTTTGAAGAAGATTTTTACAGAAAACATGGAGTTCATTCCCATTTTGTAGGGCATCCTTTGCTGGATGCTATTTCGGATCTGCAGGAAATCAGTATTGAAAAATTCAAATCAGATAATGGTCTGAACGAAAAAGAAATCATTGCGCTTTTACCGGGTTCCAGAGAACAGGAAGTGGAAAAGATGCTTGAAATAATGCTTTCCGTAAGACCACATTTTAAAAACTATCAGTTTGTAATTGCCGGAGCACCGAGTCTTCCTAAAGAATTTTATCAGAAATATGTGGATGAGAATGTTCATTTTGTATCCAATAAAACCTATGATCTGCTGAGGTGTTCCAAAGCAGCTCTTGTGACTTCCGGAACAGCTACCCTGGAAACGGCACTGTTGAATATTCCTGAGGTAGTTTGCTATCGTGGAAGCAAAATTTCCTATGCCATTGCGAAAAGATTAGTGAAAAACATCAATTATATTTCTCTGGTTAATCTTATCATGGACAGAGAAGTGGTGAAAGAACTTATTCAAAATGATCTGAATACGAAAAACCTGGTAGAAGAACTCAATAAAATTATATCAGGTGAAAAAAGAACACAGGTTCTGAATGATTACGAACTTTTGAGAGAAAAGCTTGGTGGAAAAGGCGCCAGTGATCATGCTGCTGAGGTAATATTGAAAGTATAG
- a CDS encoding 30S ribosomal protein THX has protein sequence MGKGDKKSRRGKINSGSYGKRRPKKTSKSFTASEEKSKK, from the coding sequence ATGGGAAAAGGAGACAAAAAATCAAGAAGAGGGAAAATCAATTCCGGAAGTTATGGTAAAAGAAGACCTAAGAAAACCTCAAAATCTTTTACAGCTTCAGAAGAAAAATCTAAAAAATAA
- a CDS encoding DUF2480 family protein — protein sequence MSEEFEIRNKVAESGLINFDLATLLPKGERKGIDLKDFLFQEMILKEKDFREKVEAIDTELYKDSYIYIYNSVDTIIPLWAYFVLTAKLTDVAKKIVFGSREDLDVILMHNAIQTHDFEEMRGKRVLVKGCSDKDIPENAYIELVEQLKPIVKSLMFGEACSNVPIIKN from the coding sequence ATGTCAGAAGAATTTGAAATCCGGAATAAAGTTGCTGAAAGCGGCCTTATCAATTTTGACCTTGCCACTTTACTTCCAAAAGGAGAAAGAAAGGGAATTGATCTTAAAGATTTTCTTTTCCAGGAAATGATCCTGAAAGAAAAAGATTTTCGTGAAAAGGTAGAGGCAATAGATACTGAACTATATAAAGACTCTTATATATACATTTATAACTCGGTAGATACAATCATCCCGCTTTGGGCTTATTTTGTATTGACAGCAAAACTTACTGATGTTGCAAAAAAAATAGTCTTTGGAAGTCGTGAGGACCTTGATGTTATTTTAATGCACAATGCTATCCAGACCCATGATTTTGAGGAAATGAGAGGCAAAAGAGTTCTGGTAAAAGGCTGTTCAGATAAAGATATTCCTGAAAATGCATATATAGAACTGGTAGAACAGTTAAAACCAATTGTAAAATCTCTGATGTTCGGAGAAGCCTGTTCTAATGTGCCTATTATCAAAAACTAA
- a CDS encoding M12 family metallopeptidase, which translates to MKSKLLLLSVCLILALNSCRSDIENTQADSINQTTTKLDNAKIHKLLINGKYTYVNEVNGEYFYADDITISAEQFDKLKMQANSEMSTAEKSTIVSSFIKTWPNATVYYTLPSQGSLSTQNYNTFLTNINKAFDMISSQTSMQFVERTNQTEYITFTYTTSNSSPLGWQKNRVNGIKIYNITYPAIIAHEIMHSMGIMHEQCRPDRDQYIIVDVNKAVEGSRHNFNLYNDYAGHGAFDFGSVMMYQSTDFAIDSSQPVMTKLDGSTFTKQRTGLSAGDYAGINHLYGPVNATSAINGTYTMRTALANDKNVDITGSSTTDGTSIILYSASTGNNQKFTFSKSDHGYYIIKSILDPAKVLTVKGNGITNGTAVELRTNSNTDSQKWLLFNLGNNGFGFAPKNAPALRLEVKDGLTTNLTPIVIGTTDQTVQPSTKQRFILTKVN; encoded by the coding sequence ATGAAAAGCAAACTATTACTCTTATCAGTATGCCTTATTCTGGCATTGAATTCATGTAGATCGGATATTGAAAATACACAGGCAGATTCAATAAACCAAACAACCACAAAACTTGACAATGCAAAGATTCACAAATTATTAATTAACGGAAAATACACGTATGTTAATGAAGTAAATGGTGAATATTTTTATGCAGATGATATTACTATTAGTGCTGAGCAGTTTGACAAATTAAAGATGCAAGCCAATTCTGAAATGTCAACAGCTGAGAAAAGCACCATTGTAAGCTCTTTTATTAAGACTTGGCCGAATGCAACGGTTTATTATACATTACCCAGCCAGGGAAGTCTGAGTACCCAGAATTACAATACATTCCTTACCAATATCAACAAAGCGTTTGATATGATCTCTTCCCAAACCAGCATGCAGTTTGTTGAACGTACCAATCAGACAGAATATATCACCTTTACTTATACAACAAGCAACAGCTCACCACTTGGATGGCAAAAAAACAGAGTGAATGGTATTAAGATTTATAATATTACTTATCCTGCGATTATCGCCCACGAAATAATGCACTCAATGGGAATCATGCATGAACAGTGCCGTCCGGACAGAGATCAGTATATTATTGTAGATGTTAACAAAGCCGTGGAAGGCAGCCGTCATAACTTCAACCTTTACAATGATTACGCAGGACACGGGGCATTTGATTTCGGTTCAGTGATGATGTATCAGTCTACAGACTTTGCCATAGACTCAAGCCAGCCTGTAATGACTAAGCTGGACGGATCCACCTTTACCAAGCAAAGAACAGGATTGTCTGCCGGTGATTATGCAGGAATAAATCATTTGTACGGACCTGTGAATGCCACTTCAGCAATCAACGGAACTTATACAATGAGAACAGCTTTAGCGAATGATAAAAATGTAGATATTACCGGGAGTTCCACTACGGATGGTACCAGTATCATTCTGTATTCAGCTTCTACAGGGAATAACCAGAAATTTACTTTCAGCAAATCAGATCATGGATATTATATCATCAAATCTATATTAGATCCTGCAAAGGTGTTAACCGTAAAAGGTAACGGGATAACAAATGGAACAGCTGTTGAATTAAGAACCAATTCTAATACAGATTCTCAGAAATGGTTATTATTCAATCTGGGAAACAATGGTTTTGGATTCGCTCCCAAGAATGCTCCAGCATTGAGATTAGAAGTAAAGGATGGCTTAACAACCAATCTTACTCCTATTGTAATCGGCACTACGGATCAAACGGTTCAGCCTTCCACAAAACAACGCTTTATCCTTACAAAAGTTAACTAA
- a CDS encoding adenylosuccinate synthase: MDIVLGLQWGDEGKGKFIDLISENYDITARFNGGSNAGHSIERNGRRITLKMIPSGIFMNGVQNVIGTGTVLDPVSFKKEIANLKTFDTTVQPENNVVISLKAHFVLPTHKLLDVFMEESPDYTTIGTTKNGIAQAYSNKILRQNVRVGDMFAPDFKSRVKHILERDYKMLAAGGVELPSLEEISNEFFEAVDFLKTFKCTETEIYLNNALAEGKKILAEGSQAAMLDIDHGTYPYVTSSSTTASGASSGLGISPKKIGEIFGIAKAYCTRVGNGVFPTELFDELGEEIRTKGNEFGSNTGRPRRTGWLDLPALKYAVMINGVTQLVLTKADVLSGLPSVAVCTHYELEDGNTVEVSGLLPENGKPVLKWMNGWNADFSTMKSPSELPKEVNEFLSFLETELGIPVAYLSTGPGREQMLKMI; this comes from the coding sequence ATGGATATTGTATTAGGATTACAATGGGGAGATGAAGGTAAAGGAAAGTTTATTGATCTTATCAGTGAAAATTACGACATTACAGCTCGTTTTAATGGCGGATCTAATGCTGGACACAGTATTGAAAGAAACGGACGCAGAATAACGCTTAAAATGATTCCTTCGGGAATCTTTATGAACGGGGTGCAGAATGTGATTGGAACGGGAACTGTTCTGGATCCGGTAAGTTTTAAAAAAGAAATAGCAAATCTTAAGACATTTGATACTACTGTTCAGCCGGAAAACAATGTGGTTATTTCATTGAAAGCTCACTTTGTATTGCCTACTCATAAACTTTTGGATGTTTTTATGGAAGAAAGCCCGGATTATACAACTATCGGGACAACGAAAAACGGGATTGCACAGGCATATTCAAATAAAATTTTACGACAGAATGTGAGAGTGGGAGATATGTTTGCCCCGGATTTTAAAAGCAGAGTGAAGCATATTTTGGAAAGAGATTATAAAATGCTTGCAGCAGGAGGCGTGGAACTTCCTTCTCTGGAGGAAATAAGTAATGAATTTTTTGAGGCTGTAGACTTTCTGAAAACATTTAAATGTACTGAAACAGAAATATATTTAAACAATGCGCTGGCAGAAGGAAAGAAAATATTAGCGGAAGGATCCCAGGCTGCAATGCTGGATATTGACCACGGAACTTATCCTTATGTGACCTCTTCTTCAACTACGGCTTCCGGTGCGAGCAGTGGGTTAGGTATCTCACCGAAAAAGATCGGTGAAATATTTGGAATCGCTAAAGCATATTGTACAAGAGTGGGAAACGGAGTATTTCCAACAGAATTATTTGATGAGTTAGGTGAAGAAATCAGAACAAAAGGAAATGAGTTTGGTTCCAATACCGGACGTCCGAGAAGAACAGGCTGGTTAGATTTACCTGCTTTAAAATATGCTGTAATGATCAACGGAGTTACTCAGTTGGTTCTGACTAAAGCTGATGTTTTAAGCGGTCTGCCATCTGTAGCGGTTTGTACCCATTATGAACTGGAAGATGGAAATACAGTTGAGGTTTCGGGATTACTTCCTGAAAACGGAAAGCCTGTACTAAAATGGATGAATGGATGGAATGCTGATTTTTCCACAATGAAAAGTCCTTCGGAGCTGCCAAAAGAAGTGAATGAGTTTCTATCATTTCTGGAAACAGAATTAGGTATTCCGGTGGCTTATCTTTCGACAGGACCGGGAAGGGAGCAGATGTTGAAAATGATTTAA
- a CDS encoding MATE family efflux transporter, producing MTKYVEFLKKAFSGEETDFTKVNIRSAVLLLAIPMMLEMAMESVFALVDLYFVGHLKESGFAIQTVGLTESVLSVMYSIAIGMSMAATALVARRIGEKNPEQASRSAAQVMLVSFVITFVLSLLGVIYAEEILILMGSKPEAAAYGKNFTRIMMSSSTIIMLLFLINGIFRGAGNAMIAMKSLWIANIANIILCPILIKGLGPVPALGLTGAALATTIGRSIGVIYQLYHLLVADTQIRIKIPYFKPNYELIKSIIKIATPGIFQFVIASCSWIFLAELVATTGGENASAGYQTALRLMMFFMLPAWGLSNAASTLVGQNMGANEMLRAEQSVMKTVKYNVIFMLIVSLIFIFMGNFLVGFFTQETAIKDFAKNALQIMSTGFIFYGIGMVMINAFNGAGDTWTPTWVNLFGFWLFQIPLAYFLSKYFEMGPKGVFISIPAAETLITIVAFILFKKGKWKTIKV from the coding sequence ATGACAAAATATGTTGAATTTTTGAAAAAAGCATTCAGTGGCGAAGAAACTGATTTCACGAAGGTGAATATCAGAAGTGCTGTATTGCTTTTAGCGATTCCCATGATGCTGGAGATGGCTATGGAATCCGTATTTGCCCTTGTTGATCTATATTTTGTCGGACATTTAAAAGAAAGTGGTTTTGCTATTCAGACCGTGGGACTTACTGAATCTGTACTTTCGGTGATGTATTCTATTGCGATTGGTATGAGTATGGCGGCAACGGCTTTGGTGGCAAGAAGAATCGGGGAGAAAAATCCGGAGCAGGCTTCCAGAAGTGCTGCACAGGTAATGTTAGTTTCATTTGTTATTACTTTTGTTTTAAGTTTACTGGGAGTAATCTATGCTGAGGAAATCCTGATATTAATGGGCTCAAAGCCGGAAGCAGCAGCCTATGGAAAGAATTTTACCAGAATTATGATGAGCAGCAGCACAATTATTATGCTGTTATTTTTAATTAATGGTATTTTCAGAGGTGCTGGAAATGCAATGATTGCTATGAAAAGCTTATGGATAGCGAATATTGCCAATATTATTCTATGTCCAATATTGATAAAAGGATTAGGACCCGTTCCTGCTTTAGGGTTGACCGGAGCAGCTTTGGCAACAACTATAGGTCGAAGTATCGGGGTGATCTACCAGTTGTATCATCTTTTAGTAGCAGATACACAGATCCGTATAAAGATTCCTTATTTTAAACCAAATTATGAATTAATTAAGTCCATTATAAAGATTGCAACTCCCGGAATCTTCCAGTTTGTCATTGCTTCATGTAGCTGGATTTTCCTAGCAGAATTGGTAGCAACTACAGGGGGCGAAAATGCATCCGCCGGCTATCAGACAGCTTTAAGACTGATGATGTTCTTTATGCTTCCTGCCTGGGGACTGAGTAATGCGGCTTCTACACTGGTAGGACAAAATATGGGTGCTAATGAAATGCTGAGAGCAGAGCAGTCGGTAATGAAAACCGTGAAATATAATGTCATCTTTATGCTGATTGTAAGTCTGATTTTTATTTTTATGGGAAATTTTTTAGTTGGTTTCTTCACTCAGGAAACGGCTATCAAAGATTTTGCTAAAAATGCTCTTCAGATCATGAGCACAGGATTTATTTTCTACGGAATCGGGATGGTTATGATTAATGCTTTCAATGGAGCCGGAGATACCTGGACACCTACCTGGGTTAACCTTTTTGGATTCTGGCTGTTTCAGATTCCTTTGGCGTATTTTCTGTCAAAATATTTTGAAATGGGTCCAAAAGGAGTGTTTATTTCAATTCCTGCCGCAGAAACGCTGATTACTATAGTTGCTTTTATCTTATTCAAAAAAGGAAAATGGAAAACAATAAAAGTTTAA